GAGCGATGAGATGCGCTCGAACTTCGACCTGGTCGGTTTCGATCCGCGCGGCGTCAAGCGCTCCGCGCCGGTCACGTGCCTCACGGACCAGGAGCGGGACGAACAGCGGGCCGAGTACTTCGACCCCGCCACCGCGGACGGCCTGGCGCTGGCGATCCAGGAGCAGCGCGACACCAACGAGGCGTGCCAGCAGAAGACCGGCCCCGTGCTGTCCCATGTGGACACCGCGAGTGCCGCCAAGGACCTGGACATCCTGCGGGCCGCGCTCCGCAATGACAAGCTCAACTACCTCGGCTACTCCTACGGGACGTTCCTCGGCTCGACCTACGCCACGCTGTTCCCGAACCGCGTGGGCCGGATGGTCCTGGACGGCGCGCTGGACGCGACCCTGAGCCAGTCCCAGCTGACCGTGGGCCAGGCGAAAGCCTTCGAACGGAGCCTCCGGGTGTTCGTCGAATGGTGTCAGCGCAACTCCGGCTGCCCGCTCAGTGATGGGGTCGACGCCGGGATCGCCCGCATCCAGAAGCTCCTCGCCGAGTACGAGAAGAGCCCGCAGCCGGCCAATGACGGCCGTCCCGTGACGGTGAACAGCTTCGTCTCCGGCCTGATCGTCCCGCTCTACAGCAGTTCGAGCTGGCCGACCCTGCGGCAGGCCCTCGCCCAGGCGCTCGTGGGAGATCCGTCGCCCATGATGCAGCTCGCCGACTTCGGCGCGGACCGGGATTCGCAGGGCAAGTACACCTCCAACAGTTCCTTCGCCTTCAACGCGATCAACTGCCTGGACTACACGCCGGACTCCTCCGAGAGCGATATGCGCAAGGAGGCCCAGGAACTCCAGAAGGTCTCGCCCACACTCGGCAAGTACATGGCCTACGGCGGCATCTCCTGCGAAGGCCTCAAGACCACCGGCATCCGCAAGGTGGCACCGGCGTCGTACAGCGGCAAGGCGCCGATCGTGGTCATCGGCACCACCGGCGACCCGGCCACCCCGTACGAATGGGCCGGGAACCTGCGCAAGCAGCTCGGCAACGCCTCCCTGGTCACCTGGGAGGGCGAGGGCCACACCGCCTACGGCCGCGCGGGCGACTGCATCACCAAGGCGGTGGACAGCTACTTCGTGAGGGGCACGACGCCGGACGACGGCTTGCGCTGCACCTGAGCCTCTGCGCACCATGAGTGAGCGCGTGCGTGCGTGAGTGAAAAGGCCCCGGCGGATCCCGCCGGGGCCTTTCGCTGTCCTGGGACGCCTCGCTCGTCCTCAGAGCTGCCGGCCGCCGAGGAGCGGCCGGCTCCCCTCCCGCAGGAGACCGGGGATGTCCCGGATGGACGGGACCACGGCATCGGCCCCGGCGGCGCGCAGGGCGAACTCGGAGTGGGCGCCGCTCAGCACGCCGGTGACGAGCCCGGCGCCGGCGCGCAGGCCGGACTGGATGTCCGCCGTCGTGTCCCCCACCACGAGGACCTCGCGGACGTCGTCCAGGTCGAGGGCGAGCACCGCGGTGAGGATCATGTCCGGATGAGGACGGCCTCGTCCGGCGTCCTCCGGGCACAGGCTCAGGTCGGCGAGGCCCATCCAGCCGAGCGATTCCAGGATGGTGTTCTGCGTGTGGCGGCCGAATCCGGTGACCAGGCAGAGCTGCATCCCCGCCTCACGGAGCCACTCCATCGTCTCCCGGGCTCCGGGGATGGCCTGGACACCGCCGCGGGCCACGAGCCGGTCGTAGGACTTCTCGAACACGGCGTTGGCCAGCAGCGCCCGCTCCGGCTCGCCCTCGT
This region of Arthrobacter woluwensis genomic DNA includes:
- a CDS encoding alpha/beta hydrolase, whose product is MRQSVKGTATSTGRNPRTGRARTGLFAAVVASVAVLALSLSGCVTIPAPEKGSKAPAAGSQQEGLSDGAPAELKDFYGQKVSWTSCEHDASCASVKVPTDYDNPGKGSIEIALIKIAATGKSQGSLFINPGGPGGSGFDFVNESAQWILSDEMRSNFDLVGFDPRGVKRSAPVTCLTDQERDEQRAEYFDPATADGLALAIQEQRDTNEACQQKTGPVLSHVDTASAAKDLDILRAALRNDKLNYLGYSYGTFLGSTYATLFPNRVGRMVLDGALDATLSQSQLTVGQAKAFERSLRVFVEWCQRNSGCPLSDGVDAGIARIQKLLAEYEKSPQPANDGRPVTVNSFVSGLIVPLYSSSSWPTLRQALAQALVGDPSPMMQLADFGADRDSQGKYTSNSSFAFNAINCLDYTPDSSESDMRKEAQELQKVSPTLGKYMAYGGISCEGLKTTGIRKVAPASYSGKAPIVVIGTTGDPATPYEWAGNLRKQLGNASLVTWEGEGHTAYGRAGDCITKAVDSYFVRGTTPDDGLRCT
- a CDS encoding HAD-IA family hydrolase — translated: MTVNPVAGRTTAQDITGRASCLRLAVVDMSGTTVTDGGLIDEALRDAFLDAGEDPEGQRFGSMMDFAHSAMGLSKLGVFRQLYEGEPERALLANAVFEKSYDRLVARGGVQAIPGARETMEWLREAGMQLCLVTGFGRHTQNTILESLGWMGLADLSLCPEDAGRGRPHPDMILTAVLALDLDDVREVLVVGDTTADIQSGLRAGAGLVTGVLSGAHSEFALRAAGADAVVPSIRDIPGLLREGSRPLLGGRQL